In Bremerella alba, one DNA window encodes the following:
- the hisF gene encoding imidazole glycerol phosphate synthase subunit HisF yields the protein MLASRVIPCLDVNQGRVVKGTNFVQLRDAGDPVEVAARYEREGADELVFLDITASHEQRDIILEVVRRTAEEVFMPLTVGGGIRTLEDIRSLLNAGADKVSINSAACKDPEFVRQAAKRFGSQCIVVNIDPKRVEKEGREVWEVHINGGRTPTGLEAVSWAKKVEELGAGEIVLTSMDRDGTKDGYDLEVTRAVSEAVTIPVVASGGAGSPEHLADAILQGKADAALAASIFHFGQFTIHETKELMRDRGICVRL from the coding sequence ATGTTGGCCAGCCGTGTGATACCGTGTTTAGACGTTAATCAGGGGCGTGTCGTCAAAGGAACGAATTTCGTTCAGCTGCGCGACGCGGGCGACCCGGTCGAAGTTGCTGCGCGCTACGAGCGAGAAGGGGCTGACGAACTGGTGTTTTTAGACATCACGGCCAGCCACGAACAGCGAGACATCATCTTAGAGGTCGTGCGCCGGACAGCGGAAGAAGTGTTCATGCCGCTGACGGTAGGTGGCGGAATCCGGACATTGGAAGATATACGCTCGCTACTCAATGCAGGAGCGGATAAGGTCTCGATCAATTCGGCGGCCTGTAAAGACCCGGAGTTTGTGCGTCAGGCAGCCAAACGTTTCGGTAGCCAATGCATTGTGGTGAATATTGACCCCAAACGCGTCGAAAAAGAGGGCCGGGAAGTGTGGGAAGTCCACATTAACGGTGGCCGCACGCCGACTGGTCTAGAGGCCGTCAGTTGGGCGAAAAAGGTCGAAGAACTGGGTGCCGGCGAAATTGTGCTGACTAGCATGGATCGTGACGGAACCAAAGATGGCTACGATTTGGAAGTTACCCGTGCGGTTAGCGAGGCAGTAACCATCCCGGTGGTGGCCAGCGGCGGGGCGGGCAGTCCAGAGCATTTGGCCGATGCCATTTTGCAGGGCAAGGCCGATGCGGCGTTGGCAGCCAGCATTTTTCATTTCGGCCAGTTTACAATTCATGAGACGAAAGAATTGATGCGTGACCGAGGAATTTGTGTCCGGCTTTGA
- a CDS encoding FMN-dependent NADH-azoreductase produces the protein MSRILLIEASARKTRSLSRNLAERFAAAWLSHAPSDEIIRRDVGLNPPPAITEQWIAAVFKPEEARDASDKQVLTLSDELIGELIPADILVIATPMYNYGMPAALKAWFDQVIRINKTFSFDLARGDNPIEPMQSGKTLVMLTAAGEGGLLDSIASHKNHLHPHIIEASRLLGVEQHETVAIEFQEFGDQRFDHSQAQATAAIEPLVERLMEQTTCSSR, from the coding sequence ATGAGCCGCATTTTGTTAATTGAAGCGAGTGCACGTAAAACGCGATCCCTGAGCCGTAACTTGGCCGAGCGTTTTGCCGCGGCATGGCTGTCGCACGCGCCGAGCGACGAGATCATTCGACGCGATGTCGGGCTCAATCCGCCACCGGCCATTACAGAGCAATGGATTGCTGCCGTATTCAAGCCGGAAGAGGCTCGCGATGCTTCGGACAAGCAGGTCCTGACTCTTTCCGATGAACTTATCGGGGAACTGATTCCCGCTGACATCCTGGTCATCGCCACTCCGATGTACAACTACGGCATGCCAGCCGCATTGAAGGCCTGGTTCGACCAAGTCATTCGAATTAACAAAACCTTCAGCTTCGACCTGGCCCGCGGCGACAATCCGATTGAACCCATGCAAAGCGGAAAAACGCTGGTCATGCTAACAGCCGCCGGCGAAGGAGGACTGCTCGATAGCATCGCTTCCCACAAGAACCATCTTCATCCCCACATCATCGAGGCGTCACGTCTATTAGGGGTCGAGCAGCACGAAACGGTTGCCATCGAGTTTCAAGAATTCGGGGATCAGCGGTTCGACCACTCCCAAGCCCAAGCTACCGCCGCGATCGAGCCCTTGGTAGAGCGGCTGATGGAGCAAACAACTTGCTCTAGTCGATGA